From a single Okeanomitos corallinicola TIOX110 genomic region:
- a CDS encoding papain fold toxin domain-containing protein: protein MKSKNDIEIVFDNIHHKGITRLNWIQNLYSPILDAGLEFQITETYF from the coding sequence TTGAAAAGTAAGAATGACATAGAAATTGTTTTTGACAATATTCATCATAAAGGCATTACCCGATTAAACTGGATACAGAATCTCTATTCACCTATTTTAGATGCAGGATTAGAGTTTCAAATCACAGAAACTTACTTTTAA
- a CDS encoding PIN domain-containing protein translates to MKRVLFDSDVLLDILAQRQPFVIASAQALNTVMKRQVQGFVSGHAVTNIFYILRRQIGSEAARKLIENLLQHIQIASVTDEVIHQALQSPIKDFEDAVTSAAAMAAGLEIIVTRNRSDFVESLIPAMLPEELLKML, encoded by the coding sequence TTGAAACGAGTATTATTTGACAGCGATGTTTTGCTGGATATTTTAGCACAGCGTCAACCATTTGTTATTGCCTCAGCACAAGCACTAAATACAGTAATGAAAAGACAGGTGCAAGGCTTTGTTTCAGGACACGCTGTTACCAATATATTTTATATTTTACGCCGCCAAATTGGTAGCGAAGCAGCACGTAAATTAATAGAAAATTTATTGCAACATATTCAAATTGCCAGCGTTACAGATGAAGTAATTCATCAAGCTTTGCAAAGTCCAATTAAAGATTTTGAAGATGCGGTGACAAGTGCAGCAGCAATGGCCGCAGGTTTAGAAATAATCGTAACACGAAATAGATCTGATTTTGTAGAGTCTTTAATACCGGCAATGTTGCCAGAAGAGTTATTGAAAATGCTTTGA
- a CDS encoding type II toxin-antitoxin system RelE/ParE family toxin, with translation MNYLVEYEPEALADLEKLTKSVCQRIFNKINWLAENFDQITPQPLTADLSGFFKLRVGDYRVIYEFDAEKRIIFIDRIGHRREIYN, from the coding sequence ATGAATTACCTAGTTGAGTATGAACCAGAAGCACTAGCAGACCTAGAAAAATTGACAAAATCGGTTTGTCAAAGAATATTTAATAAAATTAATTGGTTAGCTGAAAATTTCGACCAAATTACACCGCAACCCCTGACTGCTGACTTATCAGGTTTCTTTAAACTGAGAGTTGGAGATTATCGAGTAATTTATGAATTTGACGCAGAGAAAAGAATTATTTTTATTGATAGAATTGGACATCGGAGAGAGATTTATAACTAA
- a CDS encoding DUF2281 domain-containing protein: MTVEEIIIDKVKILPPDKQQEALDFVEFLLAKMQKQGLSNQTKKSGISALAMAQEYVGCVEAADDLSTNKDYMDGYGA, translated from the coding sequence ATGACTGTTGAAGAAATAATTATAGATAAGGTAAAAATATTACCTCCTGATAAACAACAAGAGGCGTTAGATTTTGTAGAATTTTTATTAGCTAAAATGCAAAAACAAGGGTTATCTAATCAAACTAAAAAATCAGGAATTTCGGCTTTAGCTATGGCTCAAGAATACGTTGGTTGTGTGGAAGCAGCCGATGATTTATCTACTAATAAAGATTATATGGATGGTTACGGTGCATGA
- a CDS encoding PIN domain-containing protein, translating into MMRRCVLLDTGPLVAVINRRDQFHGWVTSQWDNIEPPLLTCEAVISEACFLLRNVYGGQDAVISLVKNGVIKVPFNLDDEALIIGELLKIYQSVPMSLADACLVRMSELYNDSFLLTFDSDFLIYRRNKNQVIPAIMPQ; encoded by the coding sequence ATGATGAGGAGATGTGTTTTACTAGATACGGGTCCATTGGTGGCTGTAATTAATCGTCGTGATCAGTTTCATGGTTGGGTAACATCACAATGGGATAATATTGAGCCTCCTTTATTAACTTGTGAAGCTGTAATTTCTGAGGCTTGTTTTTTGTTGCGAAATGTTTATGGTGGTCAAGATGCTGTGATAAGTTTGGTGAAGAATGGAGTTATTAAAGTACCTTTTAATTTGGATGATGAAGCGCTAATTATTGGTGAACTTCTCAAGATTTATCAATCTGTTCCGATGTCTTTAGCAGATGCTTGTTTGGTGCGTATGTCTGAACTTTATAATGATAGTTTTTTATTAACTTTTGATAGTGATTTTCTGATTTATCGGCGCAATAAAAATCAAGTTATTCCGGCAATTATGCCACAATAG
- a CDS encoding GMC oxidoreductase — protein sequence MTFSASSNFNHGYPTPGPQSPSGQKVMDHVFFVSETEWKKVREEMQFDYIIIGSGFCAYAFAERILKHDPHKNILIIERGGFFLPEHFQNLPLPYQKTLGGLSETFPWTLSEKTHNAKYIRWQHGIVPFFGGRSTLWSAWCPQPSDAEMAGWPDITKQAVHKNFDSAKKLLNVVSANEIDSHQKNNHFFNIPTCGNDPIYGIMQKSLTAMLTKNYSSIPNVNRVEAAPLAAGSNDTDFSKYGIPGPLLTLAGKQVQLEHKNSNNQSLFRIVTNCIVHQILEQNGKATALETSRGVISLGNAKLILAMGTLPPTTLIHNSFPKESFPQLKNVGERFTAHFISSIVARIPRKCYPFNDRLGQLEMGAIYIAGNDPKNQGQFHIQLSILSDKYPVKNAQLAARYMPDVVATASPQQLATSEDYLVFVCAVLGEIDYKNSNNWFRKNSGADLTCNSNLQVLANENDYQVWDTMDEATFAMLEKALLPENSGYSVEYWHNDQDQGTWQAKRPSPGQIRVDGLVHEGSTLWIGNDHDSDGPSPVDINYKLRGIENVYVTGGCLWTRSGSWNPTAAMVALTQDLADKLSFN from the coding sequence ATGACTTTTAGTGCATCGTCTAACTTTAATCATGGCTATCCCACACCAGGTCCACAAAGTCCCAGTGGACAGAAAGTAATGGATCATGTTTTCTTCGTATCGGAAACAGAATGGAAGAAAGTCCGGGAAGAAATGCAATTTGATTACATTATTATTGGTAGTGGTTTTTGTGCCTATGCCTTTGCAGAACGTATTCTCAAACACGATCCTCACAAAAATATTCTGATTATTGAACGTGGGGGTTTCTTTTTACCAGAACATTTCCAAAACCTACCATTACCCTATCAAAAAACATTAGGTGGTTTATCAGAAACCTTCCCTTGGACATTATCTGAAAAGACCCATAATGCCAAATATATTAGGTGGCAGCATGGAATAGTTCCTTTTTTTGGTGGTCGTTCCACCCTATGGAGTGCTTGGTGTCCCCAACCATCCGACGCAGAAATGGCAGGTTGGCCAGACATAACCAAACAAGCAGTACACAAAAATTTCGACTCAGCGAAAAAACTCCTAAATGTTGTTTCAGCTAATGAAATTGACAGCCATCAAAAAAATAATCATTTTTTCAATATTCCGACCTGTGGGAATGACCCTATTTACGGAATTATGCAAAAATCATTAACGGCAATGCTGACAAAAAATTACTCCAGCATTCCCAACGTTAACCGTGTTGAAGCAGCACCATTAGCAGCAGGATCAAACGATACTGATTTTAGCAAATATGGCATCCCTGGACCATTATTAACACTAGCTGGAAAACAAGTACAGTTAGAACATAAAAATTCAAATAATCAGTCTCTATTCCGCATCGTTACCAATTGCATTGTTCATCAAATTCTCGAACAAAATGGGAAAGCAACTGCTTTAGAAACATCACGGGGTGTGATTAGTCTTGGTAATGCCAAACTCATTTTAGCAATGGGAACGCTGCCACCGACAACATTAATTCATAATTCTTTCCCCAAGGAATCATTTCCTCAGTTAAAAAACGTTGGAGAAAGGTTTACTGCTCATTTTATTAGTTCTATTGTGGCACGGATACCACGTAAATGTTATCCCTTTAATGATCGATTAGGGCAGTTAGAAATGGGGGCAATTTATATTGCTGGTAACGATCCCAAAAACCAAGGACAATTTCATATTCAACTGTCAATTTTATCTGATAAATATCCCGTTAAAAATGCCCAATTAGCTGCTCGGTATATGCCTGATGTTGTTGCTACAGCTTCTCCTCAACAATTAGCAACTTCCGAAGATTACTTGGTATTTGTTTGTGCCGTTTTGGGTGAAATAGATTACAAAAATAGCAATAACTGGTTTCGTAAAAATTCTGGAGCAGATTTAACTTGCAATTCCAATTTGCAAGTTTTAGCTAATGAAAATGATTACCAAGTCTGGGATACTATGGATGAGGCAACTTTTGCGATGTTAGAGAAAGCATTGCTGCCTGAAAATTCTGGCTACTCAGTTGAATATTGGCATAATGATCAAGATCAAGGAACATGGCAAGCTAAACGACCATCTCCAGGTCAAATTCGTGTGGATGGGTTAGTACATGAAGGATCAACTTTGTGGATCGGTAATGATCATGACTCGGATGGACCATCACCAGTAGATATTAACTATAAATTGCGTGGCATCGAAAATGTGTATGTAACAGGTGGATGTCTCTGGACACGAAGTGGTTCATGGAATCCAACGGCTGCAATGGTAGC